Proteins co-encoded in one SAR202 cluster bacterium genomic window:
- a CDS encoding MmgE/PrpD family protein, translating to MSSSETDNTIIKQLADYFIDAQKADLPDNVALKTKHHILDTLAAMVSGTTLPPGEFAIKYAKLQGSSDQSQIIGTNFLTNAVTASLANGMLAHSDETDDSHAASGTHPGCTIIPPALAMGEKNQTDGKTFLNSIALGYDMCARFMRAFGGGTFQRMHGRGFSSHAIGGVFGAAAAAGTHIELDEKKVRYLLSYTTQQASGITAWQLDLEHIEKAFDFAGMPCRSGATAATMVEAGFTGVWDVIEGQNNFFDCFASEHFRSELIKGLGSHYEIMDTNIKKYCVGSPIQAPVDALLNIVRDHEVNPSDLNNMTVYLAHGDSRLTSDAQTMPDINLRYLLAVSLLDRGLSFEAGHDFDRMSNDDVVQIMNKIQVETDPSLITPESPRQGVVEFNHTNGEKYRNHVVVVKGAMEDPLSTEEVEIKERPLLEMVIGKDKTDQLIDTIWNLESLGNVRDLRDLLRP from the coding sequence ATGAGCTCGTCTGAAACAGATAATACGATTATTAAACAATTAGCAGATTATTTTATTGATGCTCAAAAGGCAGATTTACCTGATAATGTTGCTTTAAAAACGAAACATCATATTCTAGATACGTTAGCTGCGATGGTTTCTGGAACGACTTTACCACCTGGGGAATTTGCTATTAAGTATGCCAAACTGCAGGGTAGTTCAGATCAATCCCAAATCATAGGCACTAACTTTTTGACAAATGCTGTAACAGCATCATTGGCCAATGGAATGTTAGCACATTCAGATGAAACAGATGATTCTCATGCTGCGTCAGGAACTCATCCAGGATGTACAATTATACCTCCTGCTCTTGCTATGGGGGAAAAAAACCAAACTGATGGAAAAACCTTTTTGAATTCGATTGCTTTGGGATATGACATGTGTGCAAGATTTATGAGAGCTTTTGGAGGAGGTACATTCCAAAGAATGCATGGAAGAGGATTTAGTAGTCATGCTATTGGTGGTGTATTTGGAGCAGCAGCAGCTGCTGGAACTCACATTGAATTAGATGAAAAAAAGGTTAGATATTTACTTTCTTATACTACACAGCAAGCATCTGGTATTACAGCATGGCAATTAGATCTAGAACATATTGAAAAAGCTTTTGATTTTGCAGGAATGCCCTGCAGAAGTGGTGCGACTGCTGCTACTATGGTAGAAGCTGGATTTACTGGTGTTTGGGATGTGATAGAAGGTCAAAATAACTTTTTTGATTGTTTTGCTTCAGAACATTTCCGATCAGAGTTAATTAAGGGGTTGGGTTCTCATTATGAAATAATGGATACAAACATAAAGAAATATTGTGTGGGGTCGCCTATTCAAGCACCTGTAGATGCATTACTTAATATTGTAAGAGATCATGAAGTTAATCCTTCTGATTTAAATAATATGACAGTATATTTAGCACATGGTGATAGCCGCTTAACAAGTGATGCCCAAACTATGCCCGATATAAACCTGCGTTATTTATTAGCAGTAAGTTTATTAGATAGAGGTTTATCTTTTGAAGCAGGTCACGATTTTGATCGTATGTCAAATGATGATGTCGTACAGATTATGAACAAAATTCAAGTTGAAACTGATCCTAGTCTCATTACTCCAGAAAGTCCACGTCAAGGGGTTGTAGAATTTAATCACACTAATGGTGAAAAATATCGAAATCATGTTGTAGTAGTAAAAGGTGCTATGGAAGATCCATTAAGCACAGAGGAAGTGGAAATTAAGGAACGACCACTTTTAGAGATGGTAATTGGAAAAGATAAAACTGATCAATTGATTGATACTATATGGAATTTAGAATCTTTAGGTAATGTTAGGGATTTAAGAGATCTATTACGACCATAA
- the dapA gene encoding 4-hydroxy-tetrahydrodipicolinate synthase, with amino-acid sequence MVALGRLFTAMVTPFDSDDSVDYKNARRLATALVESGSDGLVVSGTTGESPTLSTIEKMKLFSEIKEELGDSKSVIAGTGNYSTKESIELSAEAKKAGADALLLVVPYYNKPTQEGLYQHFRSIAESTDLPCILYNVPSRTITNLNAETTIRLSQIPNIVGIKEASSDFDQISYIIDGTNEDFKVWSGNDSDTFSIMCLGGYGIISVASHLVGLQIKSMIQMLLDGSISGAASLHRKLLPISKGLFTVANPIPVKYCVNSVGFPAGHTRLPLDEVDETTKAFLENLLSQYEIDLPV; translated from the coding sequence ATGGTTGCTTTGGGGCGTTTGTTTACAGCTATGGTAACACCTTTTGATTCTGACGATTCAGTTGATTACAAAAATGCTAGACGTTTAGCAACTGCTCTAGTTGAATCAGGTAGCGATGGATTAGTAGTATCTGGCACCACAGGAGAATCACCTACCCTATCTACAATCGAAAAAATGAAACTATTTTCTGAAATAAAAGAAGAACTAGGAGATAGTAAAAGTGTTATTGCTGGAACCGGGAATTATAGTACTAAAGAAAGTATTGAGTTGAGTGCTGAAGCAAAAAAGGCTGGCGCTGATGCATTATTACTAGTTGTTCCATATTATAACAAACCAACTCAAGAAGGTTTATATCAACATTTTAGATCAATAGCTGAAAGTACTGATTTACCATGTATTTTATATAATGTTCCTAGTCGTACTATCACTAACTTAAATGCCGAGACCACGATTCGATTGAGTCAAATTCCAAATATTGTAGGTATAAAAGAAGCAAGTTCTGATTTTGATCAAATATCTTATATTATTGATGGCACTAATGAAGACTTTAAAGTTTGGAGCGGGAATGATTCTGATACTTTTTCCATTATGTGTTTAGGAGGATATGGAATTATAAGTGTTGCTAGTCATTTAGTAGGTTTGCAAATAAAATCTATGATACAAATGTTACTAGATGGCAGTATAAGCGGTGCAGCATCACTACATCGTAAGCTGCTACCCATATCAAAAGGATTGTTTACTGTAGCTAATCCTATTCCAGTGAAATATTGTGTAAATTCTGTAGGTTTTCCTGCTGGACATACTCGTTTACCATTGGATGAAGTAGATGAAACCACAAAAGCTTTTCTGGAAAATTTATTATCTCAATATGAAATAGACTTACCAGTTTAA
- a CDS encoding aspartate-semialdehyde dehydrogenase, which translates to MDNPNIVVIGATGTVGTIFLDLLEKRNFPIGNIKVCASPKSVGKKIRFNGADLIVEEATDDIFDDADFAFVSASTEVSRNIVPIAASHGAIVIDDSSAFRMEKHVPLVIPEVNANDLKNHENIVAIPNCSTTQMVMALYPLHVKNPIKRVVADTYQSVSGTGGNAMKELEQQTEQINNGLITSPAVYPHEIGYNVIPHIEGFLEDGYTKEERKMVEETQKIMHADNLAVSATCVRVPVFVSHSESLHIEFSQAMEVDTVKELLSNFPGVSVIDNPEQNLYPLARNSAGSDEVYVGRIRKDISTPNGIAMWVVSDNLRKGAATNAIQIAEEILTQNLLHT; encoded by the coding sequence ATGGATAATCCTAATATAGTAGTCATTGGTGCTACTGGAACAGTTGGAACGATATTTTTAGACTTATTAGAAAAAAGAAATTTTCCGATTGGTAATATTAAAGTGTGTGCCTCTCCAAAATCTGTAGGAAAAAAAATTCGATTTAATGGGGCTGATCTCATAGTAGAAGAAGCCACAGATGATATTTTTGATGATGCTGACTTTGCATTTGTTTCAGCTTCCACTGAGGTTAGTAGAAATATTGTGCCCATAGCAGCCAGTCATGGAGCTATTGTCATTGATGATAGCTCTGCATTTAGGATGGAAAAACATGTTCCTTTAGTTATACCAGAAGTTAATGCAAATGATCTTAAAAATCATGAAAATATTGTTGCAATACCAAATTGTTCTACTACACAAATGGTAATGGCACTTTATCCGTTACACGTTAAAAACCCCATAAAAAGAGTTGTTGCGGATACATATCAATCAGTTTCTGGTACTGGTGGTAATGCGATGAAAGAGTTAGAACAACAAACTGAACAGATAAATAATGGTTTAATTACCTCACCGGCTGTATATCCTCATGAAATAGGATATAACGTTATCCCTCATATAGAAGGATTCTTAGAAGATGGATATACAAAAGAAGAACGTAAAATGGTTGAAGAGACTCAAAAAATTATGCATGCAGACAATTTAGCAGTTTCTGCAACATGTGTAAGAGTTCCTGTATTTGTATCACATAGCGAATCTTTACATATTGAGTTTAGTCAAGCTATGGAAGTGGATACTGTAAAGGAATTATTATCGAATTTTCCTGGTGTTTCAGTTATTGATAATCCTGAACAAAATCTATATCCATTAGCTCGCAATTCAGCGGGATCAGATGAAGTATATGTAGGAAGAATTAGAAAAGATATATCTACTCCTAATGGTATAGCCATGTGGGTAGTCTCTGATAATCTTCGTAAAGGTGCAGCAACTAATGCAATTCAAATTGCTGAAGAAATACTTACTCAAAACTTATTGCATACTTGA
- a CDS encoding 4-hydroxy-tetrahydrodipicolinate reductase: protein MNNNSKIKVIVHGAMGKMGLIATEAILQDSDLAIAGFVGTKDRGNSVVVNGINGSIPYTTDISYAVNNYNPDVVIDLTNAQACMVAAKICSSNSIPMVTGSSGLNDNDLNELANLANSGNIGILVAPNFALGAVILTHIASIAANFFDYVEIIESHHEQKVDAPSGTALSLAKSISDGKKFIQPPTHKETIKGTRGGDYNTVNIHSVRLPGKLAQHEVVFGSSGQTLSLRHDTLSRECYIPAISISLKKITKIKGLVNGLETILDLK from the coding sequence ATGAATAATAATTCTAAAATAAAAGTTATTGTGCATGGAGCAATGGGAAAGATGGGTTTAATTGCTACTGAAGCTATTCTACAAGATAGTGATTTAGCCATAGCTGGATTTGTTGGGACAAAAGATAGAGGAAATTCTGTAGTAGTTAATGGTATAAACGGTTCTATTCCTTATACAACAGATATATCCTACGCTGTTAATAATTATAATCCAGATGTGGTAATTGATCTGACAAATGCTCAAGCATGTATGGTGGCCGCCAAAATATGTAGTTCAAATTCAATTCCTATGGTTACTGGTTCCTCAGGCTTGAATGATAACGATCTGAACGAATTAGCTAATTTAGCCAATTCTGGGAATATTGGTATTTTGGTCGCACCTAATTTTGCACTTGGTGCGGTTATTTTAACCCATATTGCCAGTATAGCTGCGAATTTTTTTGATTATGTGGAAATTATTGAATCACATCATGAGCAGAAAGTAGATGCCCCTTCAGGTACAGCTCTTTCTTTAGCAAAGTCTATTAGCGATGGCAAAAAATTTATTCAACCTCCAACACATAAAGAAACGATTAAAGGTACTAGAGGTGGCGATTACAATACAGTAAATATCCATAGCGTGCGTTTACCTGGAAAGTTAGCTCAACATGAGGTTGTTTTTGGATCTAGTGGACAAACCCTTTCATTAAGACATGATACATTGAGTAGGGAATGCTATATACCAGCTATTTCTATATCACTAAAAAAAATAACCAAGATTAAAGGTTTAGTTAACGGATTAGAAACTATTCTAGATCTTAAATAA
- a CDS encoding polyribonucleotide nucleotidyltransferase, whose amino-acid sequence MSQIFSKVVGGKELKIEVGKFAEQASAAALVTYGESVVLATVCTADAREGMDFFPLTVDYEERLYAIGKIPGSFFRREARPPTNAILTSRVTDRSIRPLFPKGFRNEVQVIISAVSHDQENPLDILAIVGASVVLSLSEIPFSGPVAGCRIGYIDSEFVVNPTYDQITQGSLDLTISSTNEAVVMVEAGASELPEDIMLDALEKGREVNSEIIQFIEEIKNTCGKEKIEFIPAAEIEGLEGDIKELVGDRVKAIFDEGAAKGERNQVLDDMQDELNEKLVEKYESSDINEGFEKILKKTMRNKILDDGKRPDGRGVDEIRPLSIEVGILPRTHGTGLFQRGQTQVLSVATLAGLSMVQNLDNLSPEETKRYMHHYNFMPYSTGEVRRIGTGRREIGHGALAERALEPVIPSEEDFPYAIRIVSEVLSSNGSTSMGSVCGSTLSLMDAGVPIKSPVAGIAMGLILSDDSSSYAVLTDIQGIEDFQGDMDFKVAGSREGITALQMDVKVQGINFEIMKDALGKAKDARYRILDAMLEVIDSPRVDMNPYAPRMIKISVPAEKIGTVIGPGGKTIRGMIQDYNVSIDVSDDGTVVVGSSDQSSADAAIFAIQSLVKEIEVGEIYTGKVTRIMNFGAFVEVLPGKEGLVHISQLATHRVENVTDEVDVGDEITVLVKEIDQQGRVNLSRKAVYADDSDEESESSGDREQNYKGRSNNNRRDRRDNKKRF is encoded by the coding sequence ATGTCCCAGATTTTTTCCAAAGTTGTAGGTGGCAAAGAATTAAAAATTGAAGTAGGCAAATTTGCAGAACAAGCTTCAGCTGCTGCATTAGTAACCTATGGTGAATCTGTTGTGTTAGCAACAGTTTGTACTGCGGATGCAAGGGAGGGAATGGATTTTTTCCCTCTTACCGTTGATTATGAAGAAAGGCTTTATGCAATTGGTAAGATACCAGGTAGCTTTTTCAGAAGAGAAGCTCGACCACCCACTAATGCTATCTTAACTTCACGCGTAACAGATCGATCAATTAGGCCTTTATTTCCAAAAGGTTTTAGAAATGAAGTACAGGTTATAATTTCAGCAGTTTCCCACGACCAAGAAAACCCTTTAGATATTCTTGCCATTGTAGGTGCATCAGTAGTTTTATCCCTTTCTGAGATACCTTTTAGTGGCCCAGTTGCAGGATGTCGTATTGGCTATATAGATTCGGAATTTGTTGTTAATCCTACTTATGATCAAATAACCCAAGGTTCTTTAGACTTGACTATTTCGAGTACAAATGAGGCAGTTGTTATGGTTGAAGCTGGAGCATCAGAATTACCAGAAGATATTATGCTTGATGCTTTAGAAAAAGGTAGGGAGGTAAATTCAGAAATAATTCAATTTATTGAAGAAATAAAAAATACTTGTGGTAAAGAAAAAATTGAATTTATACCTGCAGCAGAAATCGAAGGTCTCGAAGGCGACATTAAAGAATTGGTTGGCGATAGAGTTAAAGCAATTTTTGACGAAGGCGCAGCCAAGGGCGAGAGAAACCAAGTTTTGGATGATATGCAAGATGAATTAAATGAAAAGCTTGTGGAAAAATATGAATCCTCTGACATAAATGAGGGATTCGAAAAGATCTTAAAAAAGACTATGAGAAACAAAATCTTAGATGATGGCAAACGACCAGATGGTAGAGGTGTAGATGAAATACGACCATTGTCTATTGAAGTTGGAATTTTGCCTAGAACACATGGAACCGGTCTGTTTCAACGAGGTCAGACTCAGGTTCTATCGGTGGCAACACTTGCTGGCTTGAGTATGGTGCAAAATTTGGATAATTTAAGTCCAGAGGAAACAAAACGTTATATGCATCATTATAACTTTATGCCTTATTCAACAGGAGAAGTGCGAAGAATAGGTACAGGTCGTAGAGAAATTGGACATGGAGCTTTGGCAGAACGTGCTTTAGAACCAGTTATACCTTCAGAAGAAGACTTTCCTTACGCTATTAGAATAGTATCAGAAGTTTTAAGTTCAAATGGAAGCACATCTATGGGAAGCGTTTGTGGTAGTACTCTTTCATTAATGGATGCAGGTGTACCAATTAAAAGTCCAGTTGCAGGAATAGCAATGGGATTAATTTTATCTGATGATTCTAGTAGTTATGCAGTTTTGACTGATATTCAAGGAATAGAAGATTTTCAGGGAGATATGGATTTCAAGGTTGCTGGATCAAGAGAAGGAATTACCGCTTTGCAAATGGATGTAAAAGTCCAAGGAATTAATTTTGAAATAATGAAAGATGCTTTAGGCAAAGCTAAAGATGCACGTTATAGGATATTGGACGCTATGTTAGAAGTGATTGATTCTCCAAGGGTCGATATGAATCCTTATGCTCCAAGAATGATAAAAATTAGCGTTCCTGCAGAAAAGATAGGAACTGTTATCGGACCTGGTGGAAAAACTATAAGAGGTATGATCCAAGATTATAATGTATCAATTGATGTAAGTGATGATGGTACAGTGGTAGTTGGGTCTTCAGATCAAAGTAGTGCTGACGCTGCCATATTTGCTATTCAATCATTAGTTAAAGAAATAGAAGTCGGAGAAATATATACTGGTAAAGTCACGCGCATAATGAATTTTGGTGCTTTTGTTGAAGTATTGCCTGGTAAAGAAGGTTTGGTTCATATAAGTCAGCTTGCAACCCACAGGGTTGAAAATGTTACTGACGAAGTTGATGTGGGTGACGAGATAACAGTATTGGTAAAAGAGATAGATCAACAAGGTAGAGTAAATTTATCACGAAAAGCTGTTTATGCTGATGACTCAGATGAAGAATCAGAATCATCAGGCGATAGAGAGCAAAATTATAAAGGCAGATCTAATAATAACCGACGCGATAGGCGAGACAATAAGAAACGTTTTTAA
- the rpsO gene encoding 30S ribosomal protein S15 gives MMVTQEIKNSVIKDYQKHDTDTGSSEVQVALLTERINRLTDHLRANHKDFQCRRGLMQLVGRRRRLLRYVSQNDVSEYRALISRLGIRR, from the coding sequence ATTATGGTTACTCAAGAAATAAAGAATTCAGTAATAAAAGATTACCAGAAACATGATACTGATACAGGTTCATCAGAGGTTCAAGTCGCACTATTAACAGAAAGAATTAATAGATTGACTGATCATTTACGAGCCAACCATAAGGATTTTCAGTGTCGACGTGGTCTTATGCAACTAGTCGGAAGAAGACGTCGCTTACTACGATACGTAAGTCAAAATGACGTTTCTGAATACAGGGCTCTTATTAGCCGCTTAGGCATCAGGAGATAA
- a CDS encoding CinA family nicotinamide mononucleotide deamidase-related protein, whose amino-acid sequence MDAEIIASGTELLMGETQDTNSSFLSLHLPSVGLQVRKITIIGDDFEEYSEALHKAWEKSSFVFTTGGLGPTKDDLTREAIADLVNEKPSVNEEQLKILKSFFSARNSDMPETNIKQSWLIPSATAISNPNGTAPGWWVEKNNKFVIAMPGPPRELYPMWENEIKPKLISLLDNEVVMTRSYKTIGLSEARIDEMASPILGDENPYVGIYAKEDGIHIRAIAKAKDQNKALDILKNIDDKVEQIFGSYVWGIDNELPEESLLKLLISKKKTLGLMESCTAGTIANKITNVNGSSNSLHGGLVSYSDATKIQFGINEDSITKFTSISEEVCREMAIKAKDIFNADYGIATTGIAGNQQIKDIIPGTVFIGIADNSKVKVSKHLFPSNNRNAVKNRASTMAILSLIDFISENI is encoded by the coding sequence ATGGACGCAGAAATAATTGCATCAGGTACAGAATTACTAATGGGGGAGACCCAAGACACGAATTCCTCTTTTTTAAGTTTACATTTGCCTAGTGTAGGTTTACAAGTAAGAAAAATTACCATAATCGGTGATGATTTTGAAGAATATAGTGAAGCCTTACACAAAGCTTGGGAAAAGTCATCATTTGTTTTCACAACTGGTGGTCTAGGCCCTACAAAAGATGACCTTACAAGAGAAGCTATTGCAGATCTTGTAAATGAAAAACCTTCTGTAAACGAAGAACAATTGAAAATCCTAAAAAGTTTTTTTTCTGCTAGGAATTCCGATATGCCTGAAACTAATATTAAACAATCTTGGCTAATTCCCTCGGCAACTGCTATAAGTAATCCAAATGGGACTGCACCTGGATGGTGGGTAGAAAAAAATAATAAATTCGTTATAGCAATGCCTGGGCCTCCACGAGAATTGTATCCAATGTGGGAAAATGAAATAAAGCCAAAACTTATATCCTTACTAGATAATGAAGTAGTAATGACTAGGTCATATAAAACCATTGGATTATCCGAAGCTAGAATTGATGAAATGGCATCTCCAATTTTAGGTGATGAAAATCCTTATGTAGGAATTTATGCTAAAGAAGACGGAATACACATAAGAGCTATTGCTAAAGCAAAAGATCAGAATAAAGCATTAGATATTCTTAAAAATATTGACGATAAAGTTGAACAAATTTTTGGTTCATATGTATGGGGAATAGACAATGAGTTACCTGAGGAATCTCTACTAAAACTTCTAATATCAAAAAAGAAAACTCTTGGTCTCATGGAATCATGTACAGCAGGAACTATCGCCAATAAAATTACTAATGTTAACGGTAGCTCTAACTCACTTCATGGAGGATTGGTTTCGTACTCAGATGCCACTAAAATCCAATTTGGAATTAATGAAGATTCCATAACAAAATTCACTTCAATTAGTGAAGAAGTATGTAGAGAAATGGCAATCAAAGCTAAAGATATTTTTAATGCAGATTATGGTATAGCTACGACAGGGATTGCAGGAAATCAACAAATTAAAGACATAATCCCTGGAACAGTTTTTATCGGGATTGCTGATAACTCCAAAGTAAAAGTTTCTAAACATCTCTTTCCTTCCAATAATCGCAATGCTGTAAAAAATAGAGCATCAACTATGGCTATTCTTTCCCTGATTGATTTTATATCTGAAAACATATAA
- a CDS encoding DUF1749 domain-containing protein has protein sequence MADLSNISILDHEEISDFIFINRDNWNSPQESSEDHLIEIDNDASINARFYFKNPDSTNILLFHANAESPIDYDGLKQDFFSINVNLFVASYRGYGNGIGTPTIINSLHDSENIFDYFKKVLSDKNANGPIIIMGKAIGSLSALYIASHHNEEISGIITESSFSGPKYCAEISGVELTQDQQNELENFSHELCNSITSPALLIHGEADFMIPITEAQILFDLLGSKAKDIITIPEADHGNLVILGEEYYWWAIEEFIYTHCNISPY, from the coding sequence ATGGCCGATTTATCTAATATTTCTATTTTAGATCATGAAGAAATAAGCGATTTTATTTTTATAAATCGTGATAATTGGAATTCACCTCAAGAATCATCTGAAGATCATTTGATCGAAATAGATAACGATGCTTCAATAAATGCGCGGTTTTATTTTAAAAACCCTGATTCGACAAATATTTTGCTGTTTCATGCTAATGCTGAATCACCAATAGATTATGATGGCTTAAAACAAGATTTCTTCAGCATTAATGTAAATCTTTTTGTAGCAAGTTATCGCGGATACGGTAATGGAATAGGTACTCCAACAATAATTAATTCTTTACATGATTCTGAAAATATCTTTGATTATTTTAAGAAAGTATTATCTGATAAAAATGCAAACGGCCCGATAATTATTATGGGAAAAGCTATTGGATCTTTATCTGCTTTATATATTGCATCTCATCACAATGAAGAAATATCAGGGATTATTACTGAAAGTTCATTTTCAGGCCCAAAGTACTGTGCTGAAATATCTGGTGTAGAATTAACACAAGACCAGCAAAATGAATTAGAAAATTTTTCCCACGAATTATGCAATTCTATAACTAGTCCGGCTCTTTTAATTCATGGGGAAGCTGATTTTATGATACCAATCACAGAAGCACAAATTCTTTTTGATCTTCTAGGTAGTAAGGCTAAAGATATAATAACCATACCAGAAGCTGATCATGGCAACTTAGTAATACTTGGTGAAGAATATTATTGGTGGGCAATTGAAGAATTCATTTATACCCACTGTAACATAAGCCCGTATTAA
- a CDS encoding CoA pyrophosphatase, which yields MLNPDLVELSTILSSSDPEILSDETLWNSAVCLLLYPKDGDYCILFNKRTELVEFNKGDICFPGGAQDPEDNHLTDTAKREVFEEMGINIEDITLIGDLSETRTRAGFRIHPFVGTIPYPYEFSPSTEEVAEVLEVPIKLLLNPDNYEDKEEEFQSRVYFFNDHIIWGATARMLKQFLDIIMKSGWTKRI from the coding sequence TTGTTGAATCCAGATTTAGTAGAATTAAGTACAATATTAAGTTCTTCTGATCCTGAAATATTGTCAGATGAAACTTTGTGGAATTCAGCAGTGTGTTTATTACTTTATCCTAAAGATGGCGATTACTGCATATTGTTTAACAAACGTACAGAACTTGTAGAGTTTAATAAAGGTGATATATGTTTCCCAGGTGGTGCACAGGATCCAGAAGATAATCATCTAACAGATACAGCGAAAAGAGAAGTGTTTGAAGAGATGGGAATCAATATCGAAGATATAACACTAATAGGAGACCTAAGTGAAACTAGAACTCGGGCCGGATTTCGAATCCATCCATTTGTAGGGACTATTCCTTATCCATATGAATTCAGTCCTAGTACTGAAGAGGTTGCTGAAGTCCTAGAAGTGCCAATAAAACTACTTTTAAATCCTGATAATTATGAAGACAAAGAAGAGGAATTTCAGTCTAGGGTTTATTTCTTTAATGACCACATAATATGGGGTGCAACTGCAAGAATGCTTAAACAATTCTTGGATATTATCATGAAATCTGGCTGGACCAAAAGGATATAA
- a CDS encoding CbbQ/NirQ/NorQ/GpvN family protein → MAFKSKREGNVTQKKSNRNLAQEFMIEEYTVEEEPFYVPVTDEVEMFEAAYKQRIPVLLKGPTGCGKTRFVEHMAWRLGRPVTKIKTTKTNDDTGSGLPLITIACHEDLTASDLVGRYLLEGEETKWIDGPLTRAVRAGAICYLDEVVEARKDTTVLIHPLTDHRRLLPIEKRGQVVQADDGFLLCMSYNPGYQSALKDLKHSTRQRFVALEFDYPDQDSESKVIAHESGVDSAMAESLARLGEKVRNLKDHGLQEGASTRLLIYAGKLIKHGIPPRRACQSAVVWGVTDDQEVQKSITEVIMSIFE, encoded by the coding sequence ATGGCATTCAAGAGTAAACGGGAGGGTAACGTGACTCAAAAGAAAAGTAATCGCAATTTAGCTCAGGAATTTATGATAGAAGAATATACTGTTGAAGAAGAACCATTTTATGTTCCCGTAACTGATGAAGTCGAAATGTTTGAGGCGGCATACAAACAAAGAATACCAGTTCTTCTTAAAGGTCCTACTGGTTGTGGGAAAACACGATTTGTTGAACATATGGCATGGCGCTTGGGTAGACCTGTAACTAAAATTAAAACAACAAAAACAAATGATGATACGGGTTCTGGATTACCTTTAATTACAATAGCTTGCCACGAAGACTTAACTGCAAGTGATCTGGTTGGTCGATACCTTCTTGAAGGAGAAGAAACAAAATGGATTGACGGTCCTTTGACGCGAGCAGTTCGGGCAGGGGCAATATGTTATTTGGATGAAGTTGTAGAGGCAAGAAAAGATACAACTGTTTTAATCCATCCACTAACTGATCATAGAAGATTATTACCAATTGAAAAGCGAGGACAAGTCGTTCAAGCAGACGATGGATTTTTATTATGTATGTCTTATAATCCTGGATACCAAAGTGCATTAAAGGACCTAAAACATAGTACTAGGCAAAGATTCGTTGCTCTTGAATTTGATTACCCTGATCAAGATTCTGAATCAAAAGTTATAGCTCATGAAAGTGGTGTAGATAGTGCAATGGCCGAGTCTTTAGCTAGACTAGGAGAAAAAGTACGAAACTTAAAAGATCACGGTTTGCAAGAGGGAGCAAGCACGAGATTACTAATCTATGCTGGAAAACTAATTAAACATGGAATACCACCGCGACGAGCATGCCAATCAGCTGTAGTATGGGGCGTTACTGATGATCAAGAAGTGCAGAAAAGTATTACTGAAGTAATAATGTCTATTTTTGAATAG